In Streptomyces sp. TS71-3, the following proteins share a genomic window:
- a CDS encoding alpha/beta fold hydrolase, with the protein MPSARINGIRLHYEDTGRGEPVVLVMGQGAGGRAWHLHQVPALVRAGYRVVTFDNRGIPPSDECPDGFTVDDMVADTAGLADHLDLGPCRYVGVSLGAHIVQELMLSRPGSVRQGVLMATRGRTDAMRSAMAAAERALHDSKMVLPPGYAAWIRALRNLSPRTLDDDARVRDWLELFTFSPQPDGPGVRAQMDLEIPSGRLGAYGAIDVPCLVIGFADDVALPPHLGREVAAAIPTARYQEIAGCGHYGYLERPDDVNRVLIEFFHLG; encoded by the coding sequence ATGCCGAGTGCGAGGATCAACGGGATCAGGCTCCACTACGAGGACACCGGCCGCGGCGAGCCGGTGGTCCTGGTGATGGGCCAGGGCGCCGGAGGGCGGGCCTGGCACCTGCACCAGGTGCCGGCGCTCGTACGGGCCGGGTACCGGGTCGTCACCTTCGACAACCGCGGCATACCGCCGAGCGACGAGTGCCCCGATGGGTTCACCGTCGACGACATGGTGGCCGACACCGCCGGTCTCGCCGACCACCTGGACCTCGGGCCGTGCCGGTACGTCGGTGTCTCCCTCGGTGCCCATATTGTCCAGGAACTGATGCTGAGCCGGCCCGGATCCGTGCGGCAGGGCGTCCTGATGGCCACCCGGGGCCGCACCGACGCCATGCGCTCCGCCATGGCCGCCGCCGAGCGCGCGCTGCACGACAGCAAGATGGTGCTGCCGCCCGGGTACGCCGCCTGGATCCGTGCGCTGCGGAACCTGTCGCCGCGCACGCTCGACGACGACGCGCGGGTGCGGGACTGGCTGGAGCTGTTCACGTTCTCGCCGCAGCCGGACGGGCCGGGCGTGCGCGCCCAGATGGATCTGGAGATCCCCTCGGGGCGGCTCGGCGCCTACGGGGCGATCGACGTGCCCTGCCTGGTGATCGGGTTCGCGGACGACGTGGCCCTGCCCCCGCACCTGGGCCGCGAGGTCGCCGCCGCGATCCCCACGGCCCGCTACCAGGAGATCGCAGGCTGCGGGCACTACGGCTATCTGGAGCGGCCCGACGACGTGAACCGCGTGCTGATCGAGTTCTTCCACCTCGGTTGA
- the panD gene encoding aspartate 1-decarboxylase: MHRTLLNGKIHRATVTQADLHYVGSLTIDEDLMDAAGIVEGEAVQVVDIENGARLTTYAITGERGSGVIGVNGAAAHLVQPGHLVIVMTFAVLDASELAGHRPRVVHVDKANRIVALGADPAQPVPGVPGQLSGALTDVAARHPGDRSEKQEDN, translated from the coding sequence GTGCACCGCACCTTGCTCAACGGAAAGATCCACCGCGCCACCGTGACCCAGGCGGACCTGCATTACGTGGGTTCCCTGACGATCGACGAGGACCTGATGGACGCCGCTGGCATCGTCGAGGGCGAGGCGGTACAGGTCGTCGACATCGAGAACGGAGCCCGCCTCACCACGTACGCCATCACCGGCGAACGGGGCAGCGGCGTCATCGGTGTCAACGGCGCGGCCGCCCACCTCGTCCAGCCGGGCCACCTGGTCATCGTCATGACCTTCGCCGTGCTCGACGCGTCCGAACTGGCCGGGCACCGGCCCCGGGTCGTCCATGTCGACAAGGCCAACAGGATCGTCGCGCTCGGCGCCGACCCGGCACAGCCCGTCCCCGGCGTCCCCGGACAGCTCTCCGGAGCCCTCACCGACGTGGCCGCGCGGCACCCGGGCGACCGGTCCGAGAAGCAGGAGGACAACTAG
- a CDS encoding MbtH family protein, with protein MANPFDDEDGVFRVLVNDEDQYSLWPDFAPVPDGWRSAHGPDGRGACLEYIERHWTDMRPRSLADAMRRAGS; from the coding sequence ATGGCCAACCCGTTCGACGACGAGGACGGCGTCTTCCGCGTCCTGGTCAACGACGAGGACCAGTACTCCCTGTGGCCCGACTTCGCGCCGGTGCCGGACGGCTGGCGAAGCGCGCACGGCCCGGACGGCAGAGGTGCCTGCCTGGAGTACATCGAGCGGCACTGGACGGACATGCGCCCGCGCAGCCTGGCGGACGCCATGCGCCGGGCCGGCTCTTGA